From Streptomyces sp. NBC_01551:
GATCGGGCCGACCTTGACCGGGGAGCCGCTGCCGTCCGTGACGGGCAGGGTGGCGGCGCCCGGCCAGGTGAGGGTGACCGACTTCGTCTCGTCCGGCGGGGTCACCACCAGCCCCGTGATGCGGACGCCGGAGCCGCCCGAGGTGTTGAGCGGGCAGTTGACGCCGAAGGAGACCGCCGCCCCCTTCTTCAGGACGGCCGGGCCGGGGTGCTCGCCGCTGCGCTTCGCGGAGAGCGGCCCCGCGTTGCCGATGGTGCTGTCGATCGCCGTGATCTCCAGGTCGTCGGTGCGGCACTTGCCGGCCTTGCCGTTCTCGGTGGAGCCCGCCCCGGCGGCAGGGCGGGTGTCAGCAGTCGCCGCCGTGGAAGACGCAGCCGACCGTGGCACCGCTGCCCATGCTGACGACCCCCACGGCCGGATCGGTGCTGCCCCGTACGAAGCCTCCGGCGTAGCCGTCGTCGTCGGCGCTGCGTGCGCCCAGGTAGATGCCCCAGTTGAGGAAGAGTTCCTGCGAGCCGCCGGCGCTGTCGGGAAACGGCTCGGAGGCGGGACGTACCCGGCGCTGGAGCACGAACGGGCCGTTCATCGCCGAGGTGACCTCGTGCTCCCACTCCGTCGGGTCGGCCTTCCAGCCGGCGGTGATTCCCTTGCCGCCGTGCAGCAGCGTCGGCTTCAGGATCAGCTCGTGCTGGTGGGCCAGGGCGTGGGCGAGCACGTCGACCTGGGAGCCACCCGGGTCCGTGACGCGTGGGCGTACGTACCGCGTCCACGGCAGGAGCCGGTCGACGCACGCCAGTTCGGCGGCGTCGAACAGGGCACGGTGCCGCTCGTCGGAGAGCATCGCCAGGGTGCCCTTGTTGCCGTACAGCTCGGCGTCCAGCCGGCTGAACAGTCCTGCTCTGCCTTGCTCGACCGCGACCAGCAACGGCTCCAGCTGGGCCGCGGACGCGGGATCGGTGAGGTCCTCGGGCAGGAAGTACCGGAAGACGACGTCGACGGCCCGGCCCGAGACCGTTGGACGGCCGTTCGGGTACGTGAACTCGCCGAGGTCGCAGGCGATCCCCTCGACTCCGTAGTCGGCCAGCTTCGCGGCGAACACCTGCAACCGGGGCCCTACGACGGCGAAGTTCTCCACCGTGTCCACCACGGCGACGACGGGTGCCCGGCCGGCGGGGATGGTCGCGGCGCACTCGGCGTACATGGTCCGCACCATGTGGCCCAGCGTGTCCTGGTAGCGGAGCCCGTGCCGGCGTACGAACCCGTCGAGCGGCGGGTACGCCAGCATCGCCCGGTTGATGTCCGCGTTCTCGAAGCCGCCGAGCGCGCTGGTGATGTTGAATTCGAGGAGTTTGAACTCCGTGCCGTCGTGATAGAGGTCGGCCCGCCCCAGCGGGAGGAGTGACCCGGTCCGGGCGCTGCGCGTGATCAGCGCGGATTGCAGGGGATCCATGCCGACTGTCGACGCCAGCGCTGTGAGGCTGCCGTCGAACAGCCGCTCCGGCAGCGAGCGCAGCAGCTCGTAGACCGCGTGGAGGTCTGCGACGACCGTCCGGCGCTCGGTCTCGCTGAGGAAGGCGGGGCCGTTCAGGAACCGGTCCTGGTACGCCAGCGCGAGTGCGGCCGATTCCCGGGCGGCGGCCGTCGGGTGGTCCGTCGACGCGTGCCGCGCGAGCTCCTCCCCGTACGCGCGGCCCAAGCGTGATCTGGGCGCCTTGGGCAGGCTCGTGGTCGTCATTGCATGTCCTTTCCGAAGCGGAACGCGGGTCGGGAACGGGTCCGGTACCGGCCGGTACTGGTCCGGTACGGCGCCGGCGTGACGCGGCGCCGGGCGTCGGCTGCCCGCCCGCTCAGTCCGTGTCCGCCGGTCGCGGAGTCGGTGCGGTGCTGCTCTGCTCGGCGCGAGTGATCCACTGGCGGCGGGCGCCCATGAGGAGCGCCACCGCGACGAGGGCCATGGCGACCGCCCCGATGCCGAACACGGCGCGGGTGCCGACCTCGGCGGCGACGATGCCACCGGCCGCCGCACCGACGGGCAGTCCGCCCCAGGCGATGAGCCGGTACACGCTGTTGGCCCGCCCGAGCAGGTGCTGCGGCACCAGGGTCTGCCGCAGGACGACCACGACGACGTTCCACGTCACGGTCCCGCACGCGAAGATCGCGAGGGCCGCTCCGGCCGCGTACACCGAGGGCACGGCGGCCAGGATCGTCTCGCTCGTGGCGATCAGCGCGGCGGTGGCGACCAGCGCCCCTTCCCGGCCGAGGCGTTCGGTGAGGGCGGGGGCGAATCGTGAGGAGACGACGGCTCCCACGGCTTGGCAGGCGAGCAGGGCGCCGTACCCGAACGGGCCGAGGTGGAGTTCCTTCCCGCTGTACACCACGAGCACGGCGAGCATCGCGTTCCCGGCCAGGTTGATCAGACAGGACACCAGGGCGAGGCTGCGCAACAGGTGGTGGGAGAACAGCCACTTGGCGCCGGCCAGCATCTCCGACATCACGCCGGCCCTGTCCGGTGCGCGCTCGATCGGCCGGGTGCCGCGGATGCGGCTGACCAGTACGGCGGAGCACAGGAAGGTGGCCGCGTCCACGCCGAACGGCAGGGCCACCGCCACACCGAACATCAGCGCGCCGAGGAGCGGGCCGACGAAACCGGTGCCGGCCTCCTGCGCGGCCATGATGCGGGCGTTGGCGGTGGCGAGCCCGGCCTGCGGGGTGATGAACGGGACGAGTACCTGGGCGGCGTTGCGGGAGAGGACTTCGCCGACGCCGAGCAGGAACATGCACACGTAGAGCAGTGGCAGCCCACCCCAGCCACCGAGGATCCCGAGGGCGAGCACCGAGAGCAGGACGGCGCGGGCGATGTCGACGCGCACCATCATCTTCCGGATGTCGACGCGGTCGACCAGCAGCCCCGCCGGGATGCCGAACAGGATGAACGGCACGGTGACGGCGACCGAGGCCGCGCCGATCAGGCGGGGGTCGTCGGTCAGCCGGGTGGCCAGTAGGGGGGCGGCGGCGATCGTGGCCCCGTCGCCGAGCGAGGAGACGGCGGCGGACCACCACAGTTGGGAGAAGTCACGCCCCAGACGCGGCTGTTGCGAGCCGACCTTGGCAGTTGTCGATGCGCTCATGACGCCACGTGGCAGCGCAGCAGGCAGTCCATTGCCTCCCCCTTCGATATGCGGTCGCGTTGTCGACGCCCCATCAGCCCGTCGTCGCTCGCCGAGGCCCGTACGGTCAGGAGCCCGGGATTGCCGAGGATAGTCGGCGTCCGCGGCGGCGTCGA
This genomic window contains:
- a CDS encoding MFS transporter; the protein is MSASTTAKVGSQQPRLGRDFSQLWWSAAVSSLGDGATIAAAPLLATRLTDDPRLIGAASVAVTVPFILFGIPAGLLVDRVDIRKMMVRVDIARAVLLSVLALGILGGWGGLPLLYVCMFLLGVGEVLSRNAAQVLVPFITPQAGLATANARIMAAQEAGTGFVGPLLGALMFGVAVALPFGVDAATFLCSAVLVSRIRGTRPIERAPDRAGVMSEMLAGAKWLFSHHLLRSLALVSCLINLAGNAMLAVLVVYSGKELHLGPFGYGALLACQAVGAVVSSRFAPALTERLGREGALVATAALIATSETILAAVPSVYAAGAALAIFACGTVTWNVVVVVLRQTLVPQHLLGRANSVYRLIAWGGLPVGAAAGGIVAAEVGTRAVFGIGAVAMALVAVALLMGARRQWITRAEQSSTAPTPRPADTD